The Cystobacter fuscus DSM 2262 genomic sequence GCGCGGCCTCGGTGATGAGACCCACCGCGATGGTGCGCAGGCCCGTCTCCTCGCGCACGCGCTGGGCGAAACCCACCTGATAGCCAGGGCCGGAGGGGCCCTTGAACTCCTTGGCCACGCCTCCCGAGGAGCAGTCGAGCACGTCGACGCCTCGTTTCTCCAACTCCCGGGCGAAGGCCACGGTGTCCTCCAGGGTCCAGCCCCCCTCGACGCCGTCGATGGAGGAGACCCGGACGAACACGGGCTTGTCCTGGGGCCAGATCGCGCGGACGCCCTCGATGACCTCGAGCGGAAAGCGCATCCGGTTGTCCCGCGTGCCGCCGTAGCGATCCGTGCGCCGGTTGGCCACGGGCGAGAGGAATTCATTGAGCAGGTAGCCATGCGCGCAGTGCACCTCGACGATGTCGAAGCCCGCCTGGAGTGCCCGCTGGGCGGCGGAACGCCAGGCCTGGCGCAGACGCTCGAGGCCCTCGTCCGTCAGGGCGCCGGGAACCTGCCAGCCCTCGGCGTGGGGCAGGGCGCTCGGCGCCACCGTGGGCCAGGGGCCTTCCCCTCGCGCGTCCGCGTCCGCCTGGGTCAGCGAGACGTCTCCCTCCCAGGGCCGCTGCCGCGAGCCCTTGCGCCCCGCGTGTCCGAGCTGGATGGCCGGCACCGCTCCGTGGGCGCGCAGGAAGGTGGAGATGCGGGCGAGTGGCGCGATCTGCGCATCGTTCCACAACCCCATGTCTCCGTGCGTGATGCGACCCTCGGGCGAGACGCCGGTGGCCTCCACGAACACGATGCCAAAGCCTCCGAGCGCGAACCGTCCCAGGTGCGCGAGATGGTAGTCGGTCGCGATACCGTCGACCGCAGAGTACTGGCACATGGGTGAGACGACGAGGCGATTGCGCGCACGCACGCCGCGCAAGGTGATGGGTTCGAAGAGCTTCAGCGATGACATAGGACCTCCCCCAATCGTGAGCACTGCCGCGCGACTGTCGCGCTTGCCAGGGGCGGGGTTTTAACCAAGGACGCCGTGACAGGCGAGAGGACAGACGAGCGGGTGTGACCGACGGCATCCCTCGGGGGAGCGGTCACCTCGGTTTTTCCCGAGGCAGAAGAAGGATGCAAGCCTGTTGAAGGCGAGGACGATGGCGGAGGAGCCGAGGGCCGCGCCTGCCCGCGCCCACTGCTCCACGCGGGACAGGGCACGGGAACTTCTCGTCCAACTGCGTGCGCGGCGGGAGGAACACCGCGTTTGATGGGCCTTCGCTGGAACCTGGACCGCGCCGCGGACGCCCTGAAGACGACCCGGGCGGAGCTGATTCTCCGCCTGCGCGACGCGGGCTTCGGCTATCTCCTCGAGGACTCCGTGAAGTAGCACCCCTCGATACTCCTGGAGCCTGGGATGTTCATTCGCTTCGTCATCAACAGACTCGATCCGGATTCAGGCCGACGTCAGGGAATACTGCAAGCCTCGAGGGAACTCAGGGACGATGGCCTCCTGCTGCCCGAGGAACAGGAGGTGTGCGATGAAGTATTCACCTGGCTTTTCGACAATCTTGACAGACCCGACACGTTCTCCCGTTCGCGGAAGAGTCATGCCGCGAAGGTCGCGCTGAGCTGGTTCAAGTCGACGGCGAGAGAGCACATCGCGCGCATGCATGTGCTGGCCAGGGTCCTGGAGGCGCATGGGCTCCAGGTGGACGTCATCGAGGAGCGGCGACCCGGGTACATCGTCCATGAGGACGAGTATCAGGTCGTCGCCGAGCCCTTTCAGGAGACGTGCACCTGAGCTCCAGCGCCAAGACGGGTCCCCGATGGCGGAGACCCGTCTTTCAAGGGCGGCCTACTGCAACTGGTAGAGGAACGAGCGCACCGCGCCCTGGGGTTGCAAGGCCGCGTCCGGGTAGGAATCCACGGTGGTTCCACCCAGCGAGGGATTGTCTCCCTGGAAGAACAGGTTGATGAGGGAGGGATTGTTCACCCAGGCCCGCGGGACGAAGAGCTCGGCGTTCAGGCCACCCCAGCTGAAGCCCGCCGTTCCCACCGAGGTCCACTGCCAATCCAGACCCGTGCCCGTGTAGCGGTAGAGGCTCGTGCCCAGGAGGACGAACTCGGCGCCCACGGGGAACTGGTCCCCGCCGCCCCGGAAGCCCGTGGAGCGGGTGTTGTCGGTGTCCAGGTACACCGAGAAGGCGGCGTTGAGCTGGGTGATGGAGACGTGGTTCTGCAGGGCGAGGTAGAGGTTGTTGGCGTCGTGGGCGAGCCAGGCCCGGGCCCAGTCCGCCACATCACCGGACGCCGTGGCGTCCTGGGGGTCCACCGGGAACGACGTCAACGCGGCCCAGTCGGAGAGGTCTCCATTCACGTTGATGCTGGCATTGGGGTTGGACACGTAGGTGGGCACCGTGATGGACAGGGTCACCGTGTTGGTGTCCTCGTGCGGCACGGAGGCGCTGTCCTCCGCGCGCACCCGGAAGTAATGCGTCCCGGGCGTCAGGCCGGTGACGGTGTACTGGTTGGCGAACTTCGTCGTCGGATCCGTGGACCAGCCCTCCCCGACCTCGAAGTTCACCTGGGCATACTTGACCGGATTGCCGAAGGTGGACGAGGTGGAACGGTAGAGGTTGTAGCGGACCGGGAGGCTTTGATCTCGCGCCACGTCCCAGTGGACGACGACCTCTCCGGGCCGTGACGTGAGGGACAGGCGCTGGACGCCCACGCGGTCCGGCACGTCCGGGAAGGCGGGATTGATGACCTCGGCATAGGCGGCGGTGCTGTCCCAGACGGGCGCGGCGGTATCGGCCGCGGGCGGATGGGTGGAGACATAGGTGCCCAGGGTGTCCAACTGCCCGGTGGGCGCGATGTACTCCACCCAGCCGTTCTTGATGGCGGTCTCCTGGAGCGCCTGCGCGGACAGGGCCGCGCCACGGCCCATGTCGTAGTCGAGGCTGAAGACGGTGAAGCCATCGGGACGGTTGGCCTCGGCCATGAGCTTCTGCGCGTAGTTGTCCCGGTTGACGGGCAGGTAGGGACTCAGGCCGGTGTGGGAGGCATCACTGTCGAGGGCGTAGCTCTCGAACAGGGCGGCATGGATGTAGGGCCGCAGGGAGTATTGGTACGGCCGGATGCCATGGGTCGGGTTGGCGATGAGCGGATTGAAGAAGAACGTCCCCCGGTTGGCGAAGACGATCTTCCCCGGGTAGCTGTCGTGGATGAACTTCACCGTCTTCTGCATTTCCGGAGCGACCCAGGCGTAATACCCCCAGGCATTCACATACGGTCCGGCCGTGTCGAGGGTGTCCAGGAAGAACCCATCGAAGCCGAAGTCGTGGGTGCGATCGATGTCCGTCGCGCTCGTCCGGGCACCCGCCAGCTGCTTGAGGCCCGCCACACTGCGATTGGCCAGGGACGTGGCGGGAACGCCTCCAATGCGCTGCTCGTTGAGCACCCAGCGCCAGTCATCATTGGGCCAGATGAAGAACCCCCCGAAGTTCGTGTTCACGTCCGGCAGCCCATCCGAGACGTACTGGCCCTGGCTGGAGCTCCAGAGCTGGTCCACGTAGAAGGACGCGACGCCGCCATTGGCCGGCACGATCTTGCTCGCGTCGTACCCCGTGCTCCCCCCGATGTAGCGGACCGGCCCCTGTCCGTTGCCCACGATGGGAATGGGGTTGCCCGCGGCATCGTGCGGCGCCGGGTCCTCGCCCACGCTGATGTAGGCGATGACCTTCACGCCCGCGCCCTGCAACTCGGCCACGACGCGGGGCGTGAGCTGCGCCGAGTTGGTGGGATGCAGGACGACGAGGTTCGCCTGCTTCAGGGTCGCGAGGACCGTCGGGCCGTAGTCCTGGCCGTAGTAGACCAGGAACCGGCTCGAGGACGTGATGCCCGGCACGCGGCTCGCGGCGGAAACCGCCGCGGGCGCACCCGCCAGGGCGAGGGACAGCAGGAGACCCAGACTTCGTTTCATTGGATGAACTCCCTCAGGTTGTTCGAGCAGGACCGCCGGAACACGCTACCCGAAACCCCTGGGCCATTCGTTTCACTCCGTGGAATTCGTCTCCGCGAGGACGTGCCGGTCGTAGACGGCGGTGAAGCGCGGAGTCGTCACGGGAGGCTCCGGTTGGAGTGGCACCCTCGCCTCGGCGGAGGTGTACGACCCGGCCACGGGTACCTGGAGCCCGACGGGCTCCATGGCCACGTCCCGCTACCGTCACACGGCGACGCTGCTGCGCAACGGCAGGGTGCTCGTCACGGGAGGCTCCTACAGCGGCACCTCGGAGCTGTACACGCCCTGAGCCACCGGGTCCCGCGTCGCCAGCGGGTGTGGCGGGGCGGATGACCCCTGAGTCCAGGGGGAGTGGCACCCGAGGCACGGCCTTCCGTGTCCCGGGTGCCCTTCTGTCGGACGGTGGCCTTACGGAATGCCGCGGGCTGAGGCAGCGGACAGGACGGAGCCGAAGAAGGTGGCTTCAGTTCCCTCCTGTCCCGAGGCCGAGAACTCTCGCTCAGTCGAGCTTGTAGAGATTCGGGTCCTGAACGACGAAGCGATTCGAGACACCGCCATAGGCAGCATTGAAGTCCTGGCGATGCTGCATGTAGACATCACTGTAGTTGTGCGCCGCGATGAGGCTCTTCTCCTTGAATTTGATGATCCGTGCCTCGTGGCCGAGGACGTCCTTGCCGGGGTTGTTCATGAAGCTCGTGCTGCCTTCCACGCCGAACAAGTAGATCGGACTTGTTTTCCTTCTTGAGCTGCTCGGCGACTTCGCCGAGCGCGCGGCTGGTGATGAGGCCACCCTGGCTGTGTGCCATCAAATGGACCTTTTTGCCCGCCCTCAGCTCGCCGAGGACGATATCCCTCATCGAGTCCACCGCCAGGTTCTTGCCCGTGTTGAGCTTGTCGCCCACGCTCTGCACCAAGTCCCCGGCGAAGCCGTCGGTGGCGTTGTGGATGCCAATGACACTGGCGCCTGTCGCATCGGCGGTGGCCTGAAGGGCTTGCTTCTGCTGGCTCAGGTCCGTATTGATGCCATTGACCTGGATGATGAGTTCGTTTTTTTTGTCTCTCCAGTTCTTCGGCTCGAAGGCCGTGAGATCCCCCGGCTTGATGGCGCTCAGATCTTCGTTCCCTGGAGGTCGTCCATCTTGATGGCCTTATCGACGCCAACGATAGCTCCGTCGTACTCCGAGTCATTGGAGCGCTTCTGGAGGTTGACGTTTTCAACGCCAAATGTCTCGGCCAGGTCCTGGATGACCTCGGGATTGTTGAGGTCGAGCCCGGAGAGGTCCAAGATCTCCTCAGACCTGTTCGCCGTAGAGCGCTCGGATGTGCCATTCGGCGTCTCCCATGCCAAAGGGGGGCAAGTGGTCGCCTCTCATGAAATCAAGAGCTTGGCTCAAGGGGTGGGGCTCGTGGCTGGTGACTGGAGTCACCCTTGATGCCTGCTGTCACCAGGGCGGATGCGACGAGGGGTGATACGGAACGGGACCTCGCACCGCTCTTCGGCCTGCTGAAACAAGGGGTGCTCGAGGCGGTAGATCCTCATGAGGGATGGAGCGTGTCGATGTCATAGCGAGGCGTTGCCAATCCTCACCTTCTTGCCCTCCTTCACCGAGGCCACCAGGACGAGGCGCTGTTCGACCCTGGGGCGGAGGGGCGAGGTGACCTGGACCTCGAGGTGGCGCGTCGTGGTGGGGGCATGCGTCGTCAGGCAATGGCGAGGGATGCCGCCCAGCGGCGGTAACGGGAGACGGACGGGGTCGAGGGCATCGAGTGATTCAGTGAAGGGGGCTGCACCATGGGGCTCCTTTCCGAGAGCAGACTAGGGATGGGGGTGGACGCCTTGGCGTTCATCCCGGTGGATCGGACGGAGGCGCGGCGCCGGACGGGATCGTCCTGACGCGCTGTCACCCCCATCCCCGCCCTTCCCCCATCAAGGGAGGAAAGGGAGATCGAAAGCTGTATTAAGTTGGACGCATGACCGATCACGCCACTCCGAACCTGCCGTCCCGCGACTTCGAGACGACCGCCCGCTTCTACGCGGCGCTGGGGTTCGAGCCGTCTTGGCGCGACGCCGGCTGGATGATCCTGAAGCGCGGCGACCTGACGCTGGAATTCTTCCCGTATCCGGACCTGGATCCGGCCAGCAGTTCGTTCAGCTGCTGCCTGCGCCTGGACGACCTCGACGGCTTCTACGGCGTCTGCAAGGCCGCCGAGATCCCCGAGAAGACCACCGGCTGGCCTCGCCTGCATCCGCCGCGGGACATGGGTCCGATCGTCATGGCGGCGCTGATTGATCCGGATTGCACGCTGGTCCGGCTGATCCAGAACGCGGACTAGCCGAAAACCCATGGGCCATTCGTTTCACTCCGAGAGCTTCGGGCGGGTGGGGAGGCCGTGGTCAGGAGGCGCGGGGATAGTCCACGTAGCCTTCCGTCCCCTGGGAGTACCAGGTCGCCATGTTGTCCTTGGCGAGCGGCAGCTTCTTGGCCAGACGCTGCGGCAGGTCCGGGTTGGAGATGAACGGACGGCCAAACGTGATGGCGTCGGCGACGCCCGCGTCCAGTTCCCCTTGGGCCCGCGTCAGGTCGTAATCCGAGTTCAAGATCAAGACGCCCTTGAAGCCACGGCGGATCGCCGGCGCCAGCGGCGGCCGCTCCCCCTTGCCAAAGGTGCCATCGAGCGGCGGCTCGCGCAGTTCCAGGAAGGCGACACCCAGGGACGACAGCGCCTGGGCGGCGGCGACGAACAGGGGCTCGGGATTGCTGTCGTTGACGCCCTGGCTGTCACCATTCGGAGACAGGCGCACGCCCGTGCGGTCCGCGCCCACCGTGTCGACGAGCACCCGCGCCACCTCGCTCAGCAGGCGGATGCGGTTCTCGATGGGGCCGCCATAGGCATCGTCGCGGAGGTTGGAGTTGTCGCGCAGGAACTGGTCGATGAGGTAGCCATTGGCGGCGTGCAGCTGCACCCCGTCGAAGCCCGCCTTCATCGCGTTGCTCGCGGCGCGCCGGTAGTCCTCGATCAGGCCCGGAATCTCCTCCAGGCGCAGGGGCCGCGCCTGCACATAGGGCTGCTTGCCCTCGTAGGTGTGCGCGCGGCCGGGCGCCGTGGTCGCGGAGGCCGAGACCGGCTGTGCACCCCCGAGGTAGCTCGGATGGACGATCCGGCCCATGTGCCAGAGCTGCGCCACGATCCGGCCCCCGGCGGCGTGGACCGCGTCGGTGGCCTTGCGCCAGCCGGCGACCTGCTCGGCGGACCACAGCCCCGTGGCATAGGGCCAGCCCAGGCCCTGCTGGGAGATTCCAATGGCCTCGGAGATGATCAACCCCGCGCTGGCGCGCTGCGCGTAGTAGTCCGCCATGATGGGCGTGGGCACGTGCTCGCGCGTGCCCCGGGCCCGCGTCAGGGGCGCCATCAGAATGCGGTTGGGCGCCTCGATGGCGCCAAGTCGGATCGGATCGAAGAGAGTCGGCATGGTTGCTCCTTGTTGGCCAGCCAGGATGCGCGACCCAGCGAAATGTCGCCAGGGCCGTGGGGTTCACCGCGCGAATGTCTTATGCTAGCGAGAAGGTGGTGCGGCGGGGCCCATCGCGCCCGCCATCCACCGTGACAACGGGTGCGCCTCGGCTATTTTCGCGCACCTTTGGGGTTGCGAGGGGGTTCCAGCATGAAGGCAAGGCGGAGTCTCCGGTCCACGGGAGTGATCGTGGCCGCGGGGTTGTCCTATGGGACGGTGGCGAGCGCGGACAGCGTGATTCTCGGGACGGTGCTCGACGCCGAGACCCGGACTCCAGTTGCGGACGTGGTCATCACGGCCACCTCGCCCGGGCTCCAAGGGGAACAGGTGGTGGTGACGGACGCCCAGGGGCAGTACCGCCTTCCCCAGCTGCCGCCGGGCGTGTACGTCCTGCGCTTCGACAAGGAAGCCTTCAGCCCCTACTCCCGCCCGGACATCCAGCTGCGGCTGGACCGCACCCTGCGCGTCAACGTGGAGCTGCTGCCCGAGAACGCCTCGCGGACCCTCACGCTCGAGCTCGAGGGCGTGGCGCCGACCCTCGACGTGGGCTCGACGGCCACGGGCCTCAACGTCGACCAGGACTTCATCCGGCGCATCGCGGTGAACCGTCCGGGCGGCAAGGCGGGCGCCGCCCGCTCCTTCGAGAGCCTCGCGGAACTGGCGCCGGGCGCCCAGAACGACGCGTATGGCGTGTCCCTCAACGGCACCACCTCGCCGGAGAACGGGTACGTGGTGGACGGCCTGTCCAACAACGATCCCGCCTTCGGCGTCAACGCGAGCCCCCTGAGCGTGGAGTTCGTGCAGGACATCAACATCATCACCGGCGGCTACATGCCGGAGTACGGCCGCTCCACGGGCGGGGTGCTCAACGCGGTGACGAAGTCCGGCTCCAACGAGTTCCACGGCTCCGTCTTTGGCACCGTCACCCCGGGAGCCTTCGAGGCCACCCGGACCCAGGTGGCCAGCGCCTCCTCGGTGATCGCGGGCCGCAACGCCCTGGACGTGCTGGGCGACGTGGGCGCCACCCTCGGCGGTCCCCTCCTCGAGGACAAGCTGTGGTTCTTCGTCGGGGTGTCTCCCAATTACAGCCACTACACGCACACGCGTTCGATCAACGCCTACCAGACGGAACTCGACGCCTCGGGCCAGGTCGTGGTGAAGACAGATGACCACGGCATCAACCTGTTCACGGAGATTCCAGGCTCGGTGCGGCGGATCGGCGCCCAGGCGCGAAGCCTGCAGTACCTCGGCAAGCTGACGTATCTGTTCAACCCGGATCACCACCTCTCCCTGTCCGTCTCGGGCACGCCGACCTCGTCGGGGGGACGGGACACCCTCGCCATCAACCCGTTGACGGGCCTCGTGCCCTCCGTGCTCTCCGGCAACCCCGACGCCGAGAACTTCTATACCCAGGCGGCGTCGAGCACGACGTCCACCGCGCTCAAATACTCGGGCTCCTCCGCCGACAAGAGACTCCTCATCGACGCCACCCTCGGCTGGTTCCACCAGACGTCGTCCCTGCTGCCCTCGGACGGCTCGCGGGTGGGCTCCACCTCGGGCCTGGCGGGCCTGGCGGCGGTCAACTACATGGCCCCGCGGCCCATCTACGCCTACGAGCCCGAGCTCACCGAGGCCCGGGCGGCGTGCACCCAGAACGGGGAGACGACGGGGCTCCTGGCCTGCCCGGTGACCTCGTACCTCGCGGGGGGGCCCGGCTACATCAACTCGGCCCGGCTGGACCGCGTCCAGGCCAACGCCAAGGTCACCTACCTGCTCAAGGCCCTGGGTACCCATGTGTTCAAGCTGGGCGCGGACGTGGAGTTGCTGCGCTATGACAATCTCAAGGCCTACTCGGGGTCCGTGTACCTGCTCGAGGCCACCAATGGGGCCAACTGGGTGGACGTCCGCCGCTATGGCTATCTGTCCGGTCCGGACATGGCCACCAGCCTGCCCTTCCTGCATACGGTGACCGGCAGCAACACGTCGGGCGGCTTCCTGCAGGACAGCTGGACGATCGGCCAGCGCGTGACGCTCAACGTCGGCGTGCGCTACGACACCCAGTGGCTCTACGCCGGTGACGGCAGTCTGGCCTTCACGCTGCCCCACGAGCTCTCCCCGCGCCTGGGGGTGGTCGTGGATCCGCTGGCCAACGGCCGCATGAAGCTGTACGCCAACTTCGCGCGCTACTACGAGCAGGTGCCCATCAACGTGCTGGACCGCGCCTTCCCGCTCGAGCCGCGCTATGTGGCCAAGCATGCCGCGGGCGTGGGCAGGTGCGATCCGGCCACCCTCCCGACGCGGGAAGGTCAGGCCACCTGCCTGGCGGACTCCAACCTGGAGCTGTTCAACGGCGACGCGGGCCTCGCGCTCTCCGACCCGAGCTTCCTGCACTTCGGAGGCAAGGCCGACCTCGTGCCCGTGGAGCCCACCCTCCAACCCCAGTCCTCGGACGAAGTGCTATTGGGCGCCGAGTACGAGTTGCCGGCCCACATCCGCGTCGGTGCGTCCTACATGCACCGCTCGATGAACCTGATCATCGAGGACATGAGCCGGGATGGGGGCAACTCGCGCTTCCTGGGCAACCCGGGCGTGGGCTTCGCCCAGGAGTTCCCCAAGGGGACGCGCGACTACGACGCGGTGACGGTGTTCCTCGGCCACACCTTCAGCGAGGGCTGGCTGGCGCAGGCGAGCTACACCTGGTCACGGCTGTATGGCAATTACTCGGGCCTGTTCCGCCCGGAGACCAATCAACTGGATCCGAACTTCAACTCGGACTTCGACCTGGTGACGCTGATGGAGAACCGCGCGGGGCTCCTGCCCTTCGACCGGCCCCATGCCATCAAGCTGTTCGGCGCCAGGGAGTTCGAGCTCTCCCGGGAGCTGAGCGCGAGCCTGGGGCTGTCGTACCGCGGCAACTCCGGCATTCCCATCAGCTACCTCGGCGCGCACCCGATCTACGGCCCCAACGAGGCATTCATCCTGGCCCGTGGCTCCGCGGGCCGCACGCCGTGGGTGAACACCCTCGATGCGAATGTCGGGCTGAACTACCGCCTGAACAAGACGCACGTGCTGTCGCTCAGCGTGGACGTGTTCAACCTCTTCAACTTCCAGCAGGTCACGAACGTGGACGAGGCCTATACCTTCCAGAGCGTGCTCCCCATCACGGGGGGCAAGACGGCCGGAGGGACCCTGACGGCGGATCAGGTCTCCGTCCTCGACCCCGCCACGGGCCTGCCCGCCGGCAAGCTGTCCGCGGACGACGTGAACAAGAACTTCAAACAGCCCACCGCCTACCAGAGCCCGCGGCAGATCCGTCTGGGCCTCAAGTACACCTTCTAGCCCTCCCGAGAATTGGAGCGACGCGCGATGAACATGCGGATGACGACCCTGATGGTCCTGGCGAGCACGGTCGGCGCCCTGTCTGGCTGCGCCGTGCAACAGCCTTCCCCCGGCTGCCAGATCCAGGACGGGCTCTGGCAGGTCACGTACATTCCGAAGAACCCCGAGGCTGTCTCCCGGTCGTGCGGAACCCTCACCGCGGACCAGTTCGGGGTGTACAAGTACATGGTCCCCGTGAGCGAGGAGCCCCAGGCACCGACCTCCGTGGCCCTCCGTCCCCTGGCGGCGGTCGCACTGACGACCTACGTCGACACGTCTGGCACC encodes the following:
- a CDS encoding NADH:flavin oxidoreductase/NADH oxidase; the protein is MSSLKLFEPITLRGVRARNRLVVSPMCQYSAVDGIATDYHLAHLGRFALGGFGIVFVEATGVSPEGRITHGDMGLWNDAQIAPLARISTFLRAHGAVPAIQLGHAGRKGSRQRPWEGDVSLTQADADARGEGPWPTVAPSALPHAEGWQVPGALTDEGLERLRQAWRSAAQRALQAGFDIVEVHCAHGYLLNEFLSPVANRRTDRYGGTRDNRMRFPLEVIEGVRAIWPQDKPVFVRVSSIDGVEGGWTLEDTVAFARELEKRGVDVLDCSSGGVAKEFKGPSGPGYQVGFAQRVREETGLRTIAVGLITEAAQAEAIVAEGRADLVALAREALAAPQWPLNARRALEANPLDFQDWPIQSGHWLANREKTRRMLKST
- a CDS encoding TonB-dependent receptor, with the translated sequence MKARRSLRSTGVIVAAGLSYGTVASADSVILGTVLDAETRTPVADVVITATSPGLQGEQVVVTDAQGQYRLPQLPPGVYVLRFDKEAFSPYSRPDIQLRLDRTLRVNVELLPENASRTLTLELEGVAPTLDVGSTATGLNVDQDFIRRIAVNRPGGKAGAARSFESLAELAPGAQNDAYGVSLNGTTSPENGYVVDGLSNNDPAFGVNASPLSVEFVQDINIITGGYMPEYGRSTGGVLNAVTKSGSNEFHGSVFGTVTPGAFEATRTQVASASSVIAGRNALDVLGDVGATLGGPLLEDKLWFFVGVSPNYSHYTHTRSINAYQTELDASGQVVVKTDDHGINLFTEIPGSVRRIGAQARSLQYLGKLTYLFNPDHHLSLSVSGTPTSSGGRDTLAINPLTGLVPSVLSGNPDAENFYTQAASSTTSTALKYSGSSADKRLLIDATLGWFHQTSSLLPSDGSRVGSTSGLAGLAAVNYMAPRPIYAYEPELTEARAACTQNGETTGLLACPVTSYLAGGPGYINSARLDRVQANAKVTYLLKALGTHVFKLGADVELLRYDNLKAYSGSVYLLEATNGANWVDVRRYGYLSGPDMATSLPFLHTVTGSNTSGGFLQDSWTIGQRVTLNVGVRYDTQWLYAGDGSLAFTLPHELSPRLGVVVDPLANGRMKLYANFARYYEQVPINVLDRAFPLEPRYVAKHAAGVGRCDPATLPTREGQATCLADSNLELFNGDAGLALSDPSFLHFGGKADLVPVEPTLQPQSSDEVLLGAEYELPAHIRVGASYMHRSMNLIIEDMSRDGGNSRFLGNPGVGFAQEFPKGTRDYDAVTVFLGHTFSEGWLAQASYTWSRLYGNYSGLFRPETNQLDPNFNSDFDLVTLMENRAGLLPFDRPHAIKLFGAREFELSRELSASLGLSYRGNSGIPISYLGAHPIYGPNEAFILARGSAGRTPWVNTLDANVGLNYRLNKTHVLSLSVDVFNLFNFQQVTNVDEAYTFQSVLPITGGKTAGGTLTADQVSVLDPATGLPAGKLSADDVNKNFKQPTAYQSPRQIRLGLKYTF
- a CDS encoding alkene reductase encodes the protein MPTLFDPIRLGAIEAPNRILMAPLTRARGTREHVPTPIMADYYAQRASAGLIISEAIGISQQGLGWPYATGLWSAEQVAGWRKATDAVHAAGGRIVAQLWHMGRIVHPSYLGGAQPVSASATTAPGRAHTYEGKQPYVQARPLRLEEIPGLIEDYRRAASNAMKAGFDGVQLHAANGYLIDQFLRDNSNLRDDAYGGPIENRIRLLSEVARVLVDTVGADRTGVRLSPNGDSQGVNDSNPEPLFVAAAQALSSLGVAFLELREPPLDGTFGKGERPPLAPAIRRGFKGVLILNSDYDLTRAQGELDAGVADAITFGRPFISNPDLPQRLAKKLPLAKDNMATWYSQGTEGYVDYPRAS
- a CDS encoding kelch repeat-containing protein produces the protein MKRGVVTGGSGWSGTLASAEVYDPATGTWSPTGSMATSRYRHTATLLRNGRVLVTGGSYSGTSELYTP
- a CDS encoding fibronectin type III domain-containing protein, yielding MKRSLGLLLSLALAGAPAAVSAASRVPGITSSSRFLVYYGQDYGPTVLATLKQANLVVLHPTNSAQLTPRVVAELQGAGVKVIAYISVGEDPAPHDAAGNPIPIVGNGQGPVRYIGGSTGYDASKIVPANGGVASFYVDQLWSSSQGQYVSDGLPDVNTNFGGFFIWPNDDWRWVLNEQRIGGVPATSLANRSVAGLKQLAGARTSATDIDRTHDFGFDGFFLDTLDTAGPYVNAWGYYAWVAPEMQKTVKFIHDSYPGKIVFANRGTFFFNPLIANPTHGIRPYQYSLRPYIHAALFESYALDSDASHTGLSPYLPVNRDNYAQKLMAEANRPDGFTVFSLDYDMGRGAALSAQALQETAIKNGWVEYIAPTGQLDTLGTYVSTHPPAADTAAPVWDSTAAYAEVINPAFPDVPDRVGVQRLSLTSRPGEVVVHWDVARDQSLPVRYNLYRSTSSTFGNPVKYAQVNFEVGEGWSTDPTTKFANQYTVTGLTPGTHYFRVRAEDSASVPHEDTNTVTLSITVPTYVSNPNASINVNGDLSDWAALTSFPVDPQDATASGDVADWARAWLAHDANNLYLALQNHVSITQLNAAFSVYLDTDNTRSTGFRGGGDQFPVGAEFVLLGTSLYRYTGTGLDWQWTSVGTAGFSWGGLNAELFVPRAWVNNPSLINLFFQGDNPSLGGTTVDSYPDAALQPQGAVRSFLYQLQ
- a CDS encoding bleomycin resistance protein, which codes for MTDHATPNLPSRDFETTARFYAALGFEPSWRDAGWMILKRGDLTLEFFPYPDLDPASSSFSCCLRLDDLDGFYGVCKAAEIPEKTTGWPRLHPPRDMGPIVMAALIDPDCTLVRLIQNAD